In one Mangrovibacterium diazotrophicum genomic region, the following are encoded:
- a CDS encoding SDR family oxidoreductase, which yields MKNLKNKVVWITGASSGIGEALAYEFAREGALLVLSARNQAKLEEVREKCLQYTSKCWVQPADLSKTDEIANLVDSVIAQTGRIDFLINNAGRSQRSLAKDTPVSIDRQVMELNFFSIIALSKQVLQQMLQQGSGHLVVISSITGKFGFPWRTAYSASKHALQGYFEALRAELVNEHVDVTIVSPGRVNTNVSKNAITESGEAYNKMDDGQSNGMPADECAVQIVKAIKKNRKEVLVGKKELLMVHIRRFLPALFYKMVTNIKN from the coding sequence ATGAAAAACCTCAAAAATAAAGTTGTTTGGATTACGGGTGCATCTTCGGGAATCGGAGAGGCACTGGCTTACGAATTTGCCCGCGAAGGAGCTTTATTGGTACTGTCGGCCCGCAACCAGGCAAAATTGGAAGAGGTTCGTGAAAAATGCCTTCAGTACACGTCGAAATGTTGGGTGCAGCCTGCTGATTTATCAAAGACGGATGAAATTGCCAATCTGGTAGATTCGGTTATCGCACAAACCGGACGCATTGATTTTCTGATCAACAATGCCGGACGCAGCCAGCGTTCCCTGGCGAAAGACACACCGGTGTCGATTGACCGGCAGGTGATGGAACTGAACTTTTTTAGTATAATTGCTTTATCGAAACAGGTGCTGCAACAAATGCTGCAACAAGGTTCCGGTCATTTGGTGGTAATCAGCAGCATTACCGGTAAATTTGGTTTTCCGTGGCGCACGGCCTACAGCGCGTCCAAGCATGCTTTGCAAGGCTATTTTGAAGCTTTGCGTGCCGAATTGGTGAATGAGCATGTTGATGTGACGATTGTTTCGCCGGGAAGAGTGAATACAAACGTATCGAAAAACGCGATTACGGAAAGCGGAGAGGCCTACAACAAGATGGATGACGGGCAGTCAAACGGTATGCCTGCTGACGAATGTGCTGTTCAAATTGTAAAGGCGATCAAAAAGAACCGGAAAGAAGTGCTTGTGGGAAAGAAAGAGTTGCTGATGGTTCATATCCGTCGTTTTTTGCCGGCCCTGTTCTACAAGATGGTAACTAACATTAAAAATTAG